A window of the Cystobacter fuscus genome harbors these coding sequences:
- a CDS encoding ribonuclease H-like domain-containing protein, whose product MVRRTFQLIPGVGPWKEKDLWARGIHTWEDFPESGVVLGQKLDGLARQRLAMAREALERGDLAALAAMIPPREHWRLYPEFARDALYFDIETNGNQEQEPTVVALFDADGLRVFILGRNMDELPEAMAQRRLWVTFNGSCFDVPVLRQYFGKRFPTPEAHIDLRFVCRRLGMGGGLKELEDKLGLGRPPHMKGVNGWDAVLLWRAYLARGDVEALRFLVEYNLYDSFQLRALMDTAYNRALDDLNMDAVARLPVFERGEVLYDVSRLILELGPTQRDLKVLERVRAQDRDLRQD is encoded by the coding sequence ATGGTGCGACGCACCTTCCAGCTCATTCCCGGCGTGGGCCCCTGGAAGGAGAAGGATCTCTGGGCCCGTGGCATCCACACCTGGGAGGACTTTCCGGAGAGTGGCGTGGTGCTCGGGCAGAAGCTGGATGGACTGGCGCGCCAGCGTCTGGCCATGGCCCGTGAGGCCCTGGAGCGCGGGGATCTGGCGGCGCTGGCGGCCATGATTCCCCCTCGCGAACACTGGCGGCTGTACCCCGAGTTCGCGCGCGACGCGCTGTACTTCGACATCGAGACGAATGGAAACCAGGAGCAGGAGCCCACGGTGGTGGCCCTGTTCGACGCGGACGGCCTGCGCGTCTTCATCCTCGGACGCAACATGGACGAGCTGCCCGAGGCCATGGCGCAGCGGCGCTTGTGGGTGACGTTCAACGGCTCGTGCTTCGACGTGCCCGTGCTGCGGCAGTACTTCGGCAAGCGCTTTCCCACGCCCGAGGCACACATCGATCTGCGTTTCGTGTGCCGCCGGCTGGGCATGGGGGGCGGGCTGAAGGAGCTCGAGGACAAGCTGGGCTTGGGGCGGCCTCCCCATATGAAGGGCGTGAACGGGTGGGACGCGGTGCTGCTGTGGCGCGCCTACCTCGCCCGGGGCGACGTGGAAGCCCTGCGCTTCCTGGTGGAGTACAACCTCTATGACTCCTTCCAACTGCGCGCGTTGATGGACACGGCCTACAACCGCGCCCTGGACGATCTGAACATGGACGCCGTCGCGCGGCTGCCCGTGTTCGAGCGGGGCGAGGTCCTCTATGACGTGAGCCGGCTCATCCTGGAGCTCGGGCCCACGCAACGCGACCTGAAGGTGCTCGAGCGGGTGCGCGCCCAGGATCGGGATCTGCGCCAGGACTGA
- the guaA gene encoding glutamine-hydrolyzing GMP synthase: MDIHAEKILILDFGSQYTQLIARRVRELGVYCEIHRPDLPAEEIRRFAPRGIILSGGPASVEAEGSPRCDAFVFEAGVPVLGICYGLQLLSKLLGGRVDRSAHREYGAAEVEVLTSRGPLAAFGVGERVKVWMSHGDRVDALPPDFESIGRSGNSPFAAAAHRTRPIYGLQFHPEVVHTPAGKEMLRAFLFTDCKVSGSWTMKGFIEEAQEAIRRQVGEHGRVICGLSGGVDSSVAALLLHRAIGARLQCIFVDNGLLRQDERAQVEALFVDRFHVPLKTVDARERFLGKLAGVTDPEKKRKTIGREFIAVFEEAAQEVRGAEFLAQGTLYPDVIESVSYKGPSVTIKSHHNVGGLPEKMNLKLVEPLRELFKDEVRVLGRELGLPEEMVSRQPFPGPGLAIRVLGEITEERLALVRRADAIVQQEIRDAGLYRELWQAFAVLLPVQSVGVMGDERTYESTCVLRAVTSVDGMTADWARLPYPVLERISTRITNEVRGINRVVYDVSSKPPATIEWE; this comes from the coding sequence GTGGACATCCACGCAGAGAAGATTCTCATCCTCGACTTCGGCAGTCAGTACACGCAGCTCATCGCGCGCCGGGTGAGAGAGCTCGGTGTGTATTGTGAGATTCACCGGCCGGACCTGCCGGCCGAGGAGATCCGCCGCTTCGCCCCGCGCGGCATCATCCTGTCGGGAGGCCCGGCCTCGGTGGAGGCGGAGGGCTCGCCGCGGTGTGACGCCTTCGTCTTCGAAGCCGGGGTGCCGGTGCTGGGCATCTGCTACGGGCTCCAATTGTTGTCCAAGCTGTTGGGCGGCAGGGTGGATCGCTCGGCGCACCGCGAATACGGGGCGGCGGAGGTGGAGGTGCTCACGTCGCGCGGGCCCCTGGCGGCGTTCGGCGTGGGCGAGCGGGTGAAGGTGTGGATGAGCCATGGCGATCGGGTGGACGCGCTGCCGCCGGACTTCGAGTCCATTGGCCGCAGCGGCAACTCGCCCTTCGCGGCGGCGGCGCACCGCACCCGTCCCATCTACGGGCTGCAGTTCCACCCCGAGGTGGTGCACACACCCGCGGGCAAGGAGATGCTGCGCGCCTTCCTGTTCACCGACTGCAAGGTGAGCGGGAGCTGGACGATGAAGGGCTTCATCGAGGAGGCGCAGGAGGCCATCCGTCGGCAGGTGGGCGAGCACGGCCGGGTCATCTGTGGCCTGTCGGGTGGCGTGGACAGCTCGGTGGCGGCGCTGCTGTTGCACCGGGCCATCGGCGCGCGGCTGCAGTGCATCTTCGTGGACAACGGACTGCTCCGGCAGGACGAGCGCGCGCAGGTGGAGGCGCTCTTCGTGGACCGCTTCCACGTGCCGCTCAAGACGGTGGACGCGCGCGAGCGCTTCCTCGGCAAGCTCGCGGGCGTCACGGATCCCGAGAAGAAGCGCAAGACGATCGGCCGCGAGTTCATCGCGGTGTTCGAGGAGGCGGCGCAGGAGGTGCGGGGCGCGGAGTTCCTCGCGCAGGGCACGCTGTACCCGGACGTGATCGAGTCCGTGTCGTACAAGGGGCCCTCCGTCACCATCAAGAGCCACCACAACGTGGGCGGCCTGCCGGAGAAGATGAACCTCAAGCTGGTGGAGCCCTTGCGCGAGCTGTTCAAGGACGAAGTGCGCGTGCTGGGCCGCGAGCTGGGGTTGCCGGAGGAGATGGTGTCCCGGCAGCCGTTCCCGGGGCCGGGTCTGGCCATTCGGGTGCTGGGGGAAATCACCGAGGAGCGTCTGGCGCTGGTGCGCCGCGCGGACGCCATCGTCCAGCAGGAGATCCGGGACGCGGGGTTGTACCGGGAGCTGTGGCAGGCGTTCGCGGTGCTGCTGCCGGTGCAGAGCGTGGGCGTCATGGGCGACGAGCGCACCTACGAGTCCACGTGCGTGCTGCGCGCGGTGACGAGCGTGGACGGCATGACGGCGGACTGGGCGCGGCTGCCGTACCCGGTGCTCGAGCGCATCTCCACGCGCATCACCAACGAGGTGCGCGGCATCAACCGCGTCGTCTACGACGTGTCCTCCAAACCGCCCGCGACGATCGAGTGGGAGTAG
- a CDS encoding DedA family protein: MQEFLTNLLGSTHGVLAYVTVFGILVACGLGVPLPEDISLILGGFLAHKGAASLAGMMLIGFGGILVGDSLIFLAGRRLGSKVGRSPTGFLARVVTPDKRARVEGLFALHGQKIVMIARFLPGVRAVTYFTAGSAGMSYARFIFWDGLAALLSAPFFVWLGFHFGDKLDYAIERMKEGQLVVVGGLVVVGLGAFLWRKRLGALRAEALKAAVKPSSLSAHLLTGMASEAPSASASVFEKSSSTEGLRIRD, translated from the coding sequence GTGCAAGAATTCCTCACCAACTTGCTGGGCAGTACTCACGGCGTCCTCGCCTACGTCACCGTGTTCGGAATCCTGGTGGCGTGTGGCCTGGGGGTGCCCCTGCCCGAGGACATCTCGCTCATCCTGGGTGGTTTCCTCGCCCACAAGGGCGCGGCCAGCCTGGCCGGCATGATGTTGATTGGCTTCGGCGGCATCCTGGTGGGCGACAGCCTCATCTTCCTGGCGGGCCGCCGGTTGGGCTCGAAGGTGGGCCGTTCGCCCACGGGCTTCCTGGCCCGCGTCGTCACGCCCGACAAGCGCGCCCGGGTGGAGGGGCTCTTCGCCCTGCACGGGCAGAAGATCGTGATGATCGCCCGCTTCCTGCCTGGCGTGCGCGCGGTGACGTACTTCACCGCCGGCTCGGCGGGCATGTCCTATGCCCGCTTCATCTTCTGGGATGGGCTCGCGGCGCTCCTGTCCGCGCCCTTCTTCGTGTGGCTGGGCTTCCACTTCGGCGACAAGCTCGACTACGCCATCGAGCGGATGAAGGAAGGGCAGCTCGTGGTGGTGGGCGGGCTCGTGGTGGTGGGCCTGGGTGCGTTCCTGTGGCGCAAGCGTCTGGGCGCCCTGCGCGCCGAGGCACTCAAGGCCGCCGTGAAGCCCTCGTCTCTGTCGGCCCACCTGCTCACGGGTATGGCGTCCGAGGCTCCCTCGGCCAGCGCCTCCGTTTTCGAGAAGTCCTCGAGCACCGAGGGCCTGCGCATCCGCGATTGA
- a CDS encoding S46 family peptidase gives MKRLLLTASLLGVAPALADEGMWTYNNFPSATVKAKYGFEPSQDWLDTVRLSSARFGYGCSASFVSADGLVMTNHHCARGCIQQLSTAKKDLIANGFYAKTPAEEIQCPALEINQLQEITDVTEQLNTATRGLTGKAYADSLKAEMANLEKACTTSEEVRCDVVTLYQGGRYNLYKYQRFQDARLVFAPEHTIAFFGGDPDNFEFPRYDLDVAFVRVYGKDGKPARPSHYFKWSEHGAKEGELTFISGHPGRTSRGLTISQLEFLRDVSLPRHLFRLSELRGLVTEYQNRGAEQKRTSNNLLFGVENGLKAGKGKLEQLADKNFFAQKLAAEQELRSKVNADPKMKARYGMAWDEIARAQQTYRNIFKEYEAQEGGPNSQLFNLARTLVRASEELPKPDAERLRGYNDASLSTLKLQMMSKAPIYPELEVAQLTFSLTKMREDLGPDHPFVKKVLGKESPRTLATRLVNGSKLADLKVREQLFSGGKAAIAASKDPMIQLALLVDPDARAIRTRYETEVEAVVRKNSELVAQARFDIYGTKIYPDATGTLRLSFGAVKGYPEDGKQVAPFTFVSGTFEHATGEDPFALPKSWLAAQKQLSPNTPMNFVTTNDIIGGNSGSPVINQNAEIVGLVFDGNIQSLGGDYGYDETANRAVSVHSDALIEALQKVYKADRIVQELRPGTASTGKGGSGPQ, from the coding sequence ATGAAGCGCCTGCTTCTCACCGCCTCTTTGCTCGGCGTCGCTCCCGCGCTCGCCGACGAGGGCATGTGGACGTACAACAACTTCCCCTCCGCCACGGTCAAGGCGAAGTACGGCTTCGAGCCCTCCCAGGACTGGCTCGACACCGTCCGTTTGTCCTCGGCCCGCTTTGGCTACGGGTGCTCGGCGAGCTTCGTCTCCGCGGATGGCCTGGTGATGACGAACCATCACTGTGCTCGTGGCTGCATCCAGCAGCTGTCCACCGCCAAGAAGGATCTCATCGCCAACGGCTTCTACGCCAAGACGCCCGCCGAGGAGATTCAATGTCCGGCGCTGGAGATCAACCAGCTCCAGGAAATCACCGACGTCACCGAGCAGCTCAACACCGCCACCCGGGGTCTCACCGGCAAGGCCTACGCCGACAGCCTCAAGGCCGAGATGGCCAATCTGGAGAAGGCCTGCACCACGAGTGAAGAGGTCCGCTGCGACGTGGTGACCCTGTACCAGGGCGGCCGTTACAACCTCTACAAGTACCAGCGTTTCCAGGACGCGCGGCTCGTGTTCGCGCCCGAGCACACGATCGCCTTCTTCGGCGGCGATCCGGACAACTTCGAGTTCCCCCGGTACGACCTGGACGTGGCGTTCGTGCGCGTCTACGGCAAGGACGGCAAGCCCGCCCGGCCCAGCCACTACTTCAAGTGGTCCGAGCACGGCGCCAAGGAAGGCGAACTCACCTTCATCTCGGGCCACCCGGGTAGGACATCGCGTGGCCTCACCATCTCCCAGCTCGAGTTCCTCCGGGACGTGTCGCTGCCCCGACATCTCTTCCGGCTCTCGGAGCTTCGCGGACTCGTCACCGAGTACCAGAACCGCGGCGCCGAGCAGAAGCGCACCTCCAACAACCTGCTCTTCGGCGTGGAGAACGGCCTCAAGGCCGGCAAGGGCAAGCTCGAGCAGCTCGCCGACAAGAACTTCTTCGCCCAGAAGCTCGCCGCCGAGCAGGAGCTGCGCTCGAAGGTCAACGCGGATCCGAAGATGAAGGCCAGGTACGGCATGGCCTGGGACGAGATCGCCCGCGCCCAGCAGACCTACCGGAACATCTTCAAGGAGTACGAGGCCCAGGAAGGCGGCCCGAACTCGCAGTTGTTCAACCTGGCGCGCACCCTGGTGCGGGCCTCCGAGGAGCTGCCCAAGCCGGATGCCGAGCGGCTGCGGGGCTACAACGACGCCAGCCTGTCCACCCTCAAACTCCAGATGATGAGCAAGGCGCCCATCTACCCGGAGCTGGAGGTGGCCCAGCTGACGTTCTCGCTCACCAAGATGCGTGAGGACCTCGGGCCGGATCACCCCTTCGTGAAGAAGGTGCTCGGCAAGGAGTCTCCGCGGACCCTGGCCACCCGGCTCGTCAATGGCTCGAAGCTGGCCGACCTCAAGGTGCGCGAGCAGCTGTTCTCCGGTGGCAAGGCGGCCATCGCGGCCTCGAAGGATCCGATGATCCAGCTGGCGCTCCTGGTGGACCCCGATGCCCGCGCCATCCGCACCCGTTATGAGACCGAGGTCGAGGCCGTCGTCCGCAAGAACAGCGAGCTGGTGGCCCAGGCCCGCTTCGACATCTACGGCACCAAGATCTACCCGGACGCCACGGGCACCCTGCGCCTGTCCTTCGGCGCCGTGAAGGGCTACCCGGAGGACGGCAAGCAGGTGGCGCCCTTCACCTTCGTGAGCGGCACCTTCGAGCACGCCACCGGCGAGGATCCGTTCGCCCTGCCCAAGAGCTGGCTCGCCGCGCAGAAGCAGCTGTCGCCCAACACCCCGATGAACTTCGTCACCACCAACGACATCATCGGCGGCAACTCGGGCTCGCCCGTCATCAACCAGAACGCGGAGATCGTCGGCCTCGTCTTCGACGGCAACATCCAGTCGCTCGGCGGAGACTACGGTTACGACGAGACCGCCAACCGCGCCGTCTCCGTCCACAGCGACGCCCTCATCGAGGCGCTCCAGAAGGTCTACAAGGCCGATCGCATCGTCCAGGAGCTGCGCCCCGGCACCGCGTCCACCGGCAAGGGCGGCTCGGGGCCGCAGTAA
- a CDS encoding serine/threonine protein kinase, which yields MSIDRPESSTPPKLLFSVDGTRYELVRKLGRRHSGDLLLARRRHAMGPAGCVVLKRLSRPVSEKQKQRLVQEVQLAYRLDHPGIAKVYQWMLHGGRPYVVMEYVEGHSLETVLSVAAMRQRPMSEAFVCHVASEIADALHYAHTRTDERGRFLGIVHRDIQPENIRVGISGEVKLVDFGVAYSLLPGRDATTASVLRGDIAYASPERMRMEQVDHRSDLFSLGLVMLELLTGKHLFDLEDVEQAARAAGPVTATVPVRDELRCEEPSWVPVAEMAARIERFGPADVERATQGLSEPLRAVVHRALQREPSARYASGLELRDALRALLVVKGRPYGRPEAAREVLVAVKEAELLRESADVLEADVFPEPSRRTTIEH from the coding sequence ATGTCCATCGACAGGCCCGAGTCCTCGACCCCTCCCAAACTTCTCTTTTCCGTGGATGGAACCCGGTACGAACTCGTTCGGAAACTGGGACGCCGCCATTCAGGAGATCTGCTGTTGGCCCGGCGCCGCCACGCGATGGGACCGGCCGGATGCGTCGTTCTCAAGCGGTTGTCGCGCCCGGTCAGTGAGAAACAGAAGCAGCGCCTGGTACAGGAGGTCCAACTGGCGTACCGGCTCGACCATCCCGGCATCGCCAAGGTGTACCAGTGGATGTTGCATGGGGGACGGCCCTACGTGGTGATGGAGTACGTGGAGGGACATTCCCTCGAGACCGTGCTGAGCGTCGCGGCCATGCGGCAGCGGCCCATGTCCGAGGCCTTCGTCTGCCACGTGGCCTCCGAGATCGCGGATGCATTGCATTATGCGCATACCCGGACGGATGAGCGGGGACGGTTCCTGGGGATCGTCCACCGGGACATCCAGCCGGAGAACATTCGGGTGGGCATCAGTGGCGAGGTGAAGCTGGTGGATTTCGGAGTCGCGTACTCGCTGTTGCCAGGACGGGATGCCACCACGGCCTCGGTCTTGCGCGGGGACATCGCCTACGCGTCCCCCGAGCGCATGCGCATGGAGCAGGTGGATCACCGCTCGGATTTGTTCTCGTTGGGCCTGGTCATGCTGGAGCTGCTCACGGGCAAGCACCTGTTCGACCTGGAGGACGTGGAGCAGGCGGCACGCGCAGCGGGCCCTGTGACGGCGACCGTCCCCGTACGGGACGAGCTTCGCTGTGAGGAACCCAGCTGGGTGCCGGTGGCGGAGATGGCCGCGCGCATCGAGCGGTTTGGCCCCGCGGATGTGGAGCGAGCCACCCAAGGGCTCTCCGAGCCCCTGAGGGCCGTGGTGCACCGGGCCCTCCAGCGCGAGCCGTCCGCCCGTTATGCGTCGGGACTGGAACTGCGTGACGCGCTCCGGGCCTTGCTCGTGGTGAAGGGGCGGCCCTACGGACGGCCGGAAGCGGCGCGCGAGGTGCTGGTGGCCGTGAAGGAGGCGGAGTTGCTGCGCGAGTCCGCGGATGTCCTCGAAGCGGATGTCTTCCCGGAGCCCTCGCGCCGGACGACGATCGAACACTGA